In Brachybacterium fresconis, the genomic stretch GCGGCGCGGCCGTGTCGGTGACCGCCAACGCGATCCACGCCGTGGTTGCTGCCGACGCGGACGTCCCCGGGGTGCTGGCGGCTGCGGTGGCGGCGGTGCCGCCAGTGGTGCTGCTGGCGATCACCCACCTGACCGTCATCCTCACCCGAACGCAACTCGCCGCCGAGGTCCCCGCATCCACCGACCCCTCCAGGGCCTTTGACGAGACGGTGTCCGCGACGGAGTGCGCGTCTGCGATCGAGGCCGCAGTGATCGAGGAGCCCGCCCCGGACGCATCGTGGGAGCCGGTATCGGCGGTGACACCACCAGATGGCGTGGAAGCCACCGCGCTGTCGGCGCCGACCCCGCAGGAGAACGACCCCGTCACAGCTCCCGACACGAGGCAGGCATCAGCGGACCGGCGCGCTGACCCGCACGTCGATGCCGCGGCGGATTCCGCCGACCGGCGTGCGCGGGCGGCGGCGCTGCGCGGGCAGGGGTGGTCGAACAAGAAGATCGCCCGGGAATTGGGCGTGCACCCGTCCACGGTGGGCCGGTGGTTCACCAGCGCGCACCTCCCCGATACCACCGAACACGTCGATGCCGAGGAGGCGAAGGACGCATGAATCCCGATCACGACCACCAGCAGGAACCTCACCGGCGACCGGCGGTGCCGGGGACCGGCCACCCGCCGTCGACGCCAGCCGAGCAGGTCGAGACACCGCCGGCCGAGAAGGCGGGGACACCAGAGGCAGTGCAAGCGGCGAGGATCGCTGGTCTCCGGGGTAACAGCCGTGAGCGGCTCGCCCACGATGCGGGCCTTCGTGCGCGGGGGGTGGAGTGGGTGCGCCCTACGGACCTGCTTGCCCGCCACGGTGCGGCGTTGGCGGGGCGGGGCATCGACTTCGAGGTCGAGTTGGCTCGCCGCACCCGCACCGCCACGAACACCGGTGTGCGGGGGTTCGGGGATCGGGCGCGCCGGTTGCCGCCGCTGTCGGCCTTCGGCCGCAGCAGGACCCCTCAGTCCGTTTCGTCGCGGTCGCCGGTCGGATGAGCTGAGCAGGTGAGAGGTCATGAGCACCACCCGGGTAGGCAGCATGGACGTCGTCGTTGGGGACGGCGTGCGCACCTGCCTGTCAGGAGGTGCCCCAACCATGACCGAGAACACCCACACCACCAATCGCCAGAGAACCGAGAACGGCGAGGATTTCACGCGCAGCGAAGGCCTGCGCAGGCTGCTGACTCGCCTGCACGATGCCGGGCCGGGTGCGTGGGAGCACGACCCCACCGCCGCGGAACTGATGACCCACGCGGCGGAGAAGTACGCGCCGCTCGCGCATAAGCACGGCCTGGACCCCTGGGAGGCCGCCAGCGCGGCGTTCGACGTGATGCGCACCCAAGCCACCAGGACCGCGGTTGATCCGTGGGCGGTGGTCACCCACGCGGTGCGGATCACCTGCATCTTCGAAGAACGCGCCCAAGGACTCCTGTGCTCGGTCCACCAGGCACGCCGCCCGCACATCTCAGCGTTCCACGACCCCGAACGCTTCTCCGACCGGGAGAACCCGCTGGCCGACTACCACTCCGCGTTCCAGATCATCGACGACACCACAACCGCCCCCGGGGATGAGGGCGACGGTTCTTCAGCGTCGTCCCGCGCCTGCACATCGGCGGGCTCCACGGTTGAGGATGCGATCGCGTTGTTCACGCTGCTGGACTGGCCGCCAGCCACTGCGCGCGCCGGTATCGAGCATGTGTGCGGGGTGCTGACCAAGACCGGCACCCGCCAGGCTACCTACGAGGCGCTGCGCCGCGACAAGCACGCCCGCGCCCTGCTCGACATCCCCGGCCATTCCTGGACGGCGCTGCTCCGGGCGCTGCTGGGAAACCCGCACCCCGCCTACGCCGCCACGACCGCGGGGCGGGGCGTGCTGCTGCGGCTGCTGATCGGCGAGAGCCTGCCGGTGCTGCTGCGCGACGACGACCTCGTGCTCACCATC encodes the following:
- a CDS encoding DUF2637 domain-containing protein; this translates as MITAVAGTVFIAGGAFWLSFTALAGLAARSGVGGSQAWAWPLIVDGIIVVATVAVVALAGLRSAWYPWALLIGGAAVSVTANAIHAVVAADADVPGVLAAAVAAVPPVVLLAITHLTVILTRTQLAAEVPASTDPSRAFDETVSATECASAIEAAVIEEPAPDASWEPVSAVTPPDGVEATALSAPTPQENDPVTAPDTRQASADRRADPHVDAAADSADRRARAAALRGQGWSNKKIARELGVHPSTVGRWFTSAHLPDTTEHVDAEEAKDA